The sequence below is a genomic window from Anaerocolumna chitinilytica.
CGATGACAGCCTTTGTAATATCAGAGGTATCCTTTTGCTTGGTATTTAACTCTTCCATGTTTATTAACCCTTTGGTTAAGATGCTATTGGTATTCAAAGTGATAGACCTGATATTTCCGGCATTTTCTTCTTGTGTTCCAATTTCTCCGGCAAGTTCTGACATACCATTAAAACAACTCTGTGCATCTTTTGCCAGAGAGGATATTCCCTGATCAATCTCTGTAACAGTCATTGCAATATCTTTTGAAGCATTTACTAAAAGTTCAGAGGTATGGGATACTTTTGCTGTCATACCTGCGGTCTGCTTACTGATGCTAAAAATGTTCTCAATAAGATGCCTCATGCCGTCAAACATGGAATTAATACTCTTGGATAGCAGGTGGAATTCATCTTTTCGCTTTAGATGAATCTGCTGTCTTAAATCACCGGTGGCAGCAGCATCTAACACTTTATTGGTAACGCGGATAGCCGAACTGATACCTCCGGAGATAAAAACACCTATGATAAGAGCAATAATGACTGCTAAAATCATAATTATCATGGTTATGACCTTCACAGCATCTGCCTGAGCCGTAACTTTAGAATCAGGAATCAGAGCAAAGGTTACAGAACCATTTAAAGAGGACTTGGTATATACAAAAAGATAATCCTTACCATCGTACACCACATACCGGGCATCGGAGGATAGCTTGTCTTTTAGTGCTTCTTTATAGAAAGAAGTCTCCGTAATTGCAGTTTTTCCCTTTTCCACTCCTTCTAGAATCACTTTTTTATCTGCCGTAATATACCCGCTAAGACTGCCGCTTCCAAAATTTGATTTCGTAAGAATATCGGAAAAAAAGCTTTTCTTTATATCTACTACCACATAACCAATCTGTTTATATGCAGAGTTGGTTATTTTCTTAATATAGCTGATGCCGTATGCAGAGGAATCCAGCTTAGAGGTTTCATCCAAAAATGGATGCTCTCCAATCCAGTTAATCTCCTTTCCTCCGGCTGTTAGTAAGGTATAATCCTTCGAAGCTGTAAAATCCGCATAAAAACTATCCTTTAGTGCCCCTGCTGATGAAACGGGATGCCCATAGCCTGCAAAGACGGATATGTTAGATATGGATTTATCTGCAGCAACAGCAGCAAGCACTTTCTTTTGTATTTCCTTATACCTGCTGATTTCTTCTGTAGGTTTATCTGAATAATACTTGGAATAATATTTCTGAGTGGTTTCATCAGAAATAATATCAATGGCTTTACTGGACATATTGGTAAGTCCCAGATCAAAATACTCCCCCATCATTGTGAGACTTACTTTGCTGGAATTTATATAATTTGATATCATTCCCTTTGATGCCAAATAATAGCTTACTACCCCCAACACGATTATAAACAAGGCAGGTATCAAAAAAGCACCTATTAAACGTACTCTGATACTGTTGCCTCTTTTAATTTTCCTTTGTGCCTTCACTTTACTCCTCCGTGTAATGCACTTTAGTGCTACTTTTGATAAACCTCAAACTCTGCGACCTGACCGCCGCCGGCACCTGAATTTTCTGTAAATACAAGCTGAACATATCTAGCCTTAGTATCATCAAAGAGCAGCTGTACTTCATTACCGGTATCCGGATCGAAGGTATACTGTTTGCTGTCTATAAAAGGTTTAAAGTTCTTTCCGTCATCACTTAAATTAACAGCAAAGGTCTGGGTTCTCTTTCCCCATATCGCCATAGGGCTTAGCGCCACCCTGATAGCATGGAACTGCTGAACGCTCTCTAAATCTACCGTAAGATAATTCGGATAATCTGACTTGCCCTCCCAGTAAGAAACGCCAAGTGCAACTCCGTCCGTTACTTTTCTCGGGGTATAGACATCGTTAAAGCTGCTGGCATCAACTTTCTTCTTTAAAGCGATATTAGTTCCTTCCGGCAGTACCAGCTTATATTCTTTCTTCTTAAAATCCGGATGCTCCGTAGCTTCTGTCTGATCCGGCGCACTGACAACCGTTACATTTGCGGCATCCACCTTCTGAGATGGCTCTTTTATAGTTCCGGGGGCATAACCAAAAAGATATATATTTAATGCACATAAAAGTACTATAATAACAGGACGTACTATTTTCATCTGCCTATCCTCCTTTAAACTCATTTTATTGAATAGTTATATTTTCCGTTGTATCAGGATCAATCTCGAATTTCCCCTGATCAAGACTTGTAATCTTTTCTCCCAGAATCTCCAGATTGCTGATGGCTACATTTTTTATTTTATGTGTATCATCAAAGCCTTCTATTCTGGAAGGGCTGAACTTACCGGAAAGTACCTTAACATTATCAATGGTTACACCATCAATCTGTCCTCTTTCCTTTGTAGATGTCCAGTTGGAAGTCTTAGGAATATGAAGATCTATCAGATATGGCATCTCATCTCCGTCTCCGGAACCCATCTGTGCATTTTCAACGGTTATGTTTTTAAAGGTTATATCTTTTATTGTCGCATCATCTGCATTATGTACAGAAATCACCGGCTTGTGGAAGTTATTCAATACAGTAATATCTTCGAAACTGATACCTGATATGTAAACCTCTGGCTGTTTACCTTTATTGGTCTCATAACCAATCTCCATGG
It includes:
- a CDS encoding methyl-accepting chemotaxis protein — protein: MKAQRKIKRGNSIRVRLIGAFLIPALFIIVLGVVSYYLASKGMISNYINSSKVSLTMMGEYFDLGLTNMSSKAIDIISDETTQKYYSKYYSDKPTEEISRYKEIQKKVLAAVAADKSISNISVFAGYGHPVSSAGALKDSFYADFTASKDYTLLTAGGKEINWIGEHPFLDETSKLDSSAYGISYIKKITNSAYKQIGYVVVDIKKSFFSDILTKSNFGSGSLSGYITADKKVILEGVEKGKTAITETSFYKEALKDKLSSDARYVVYDGKDYLFVYTKSSLNGSVTFALIPDSKVTAQADAVKVITMIIMILAVIIALIIGVFISGGISSAIRVTNKVLDAAATGDLRQQIHLKRKDEFHLLSKSINSMFDGMRHLIENIFSISKQTAGMTAKVSHTSELLVNASKDIAMTVTEIDQGISSLAKDAQSCFNGMSELAGEIGTQEENAGNIRSITLNTNSILTKGLINMEELNTKQKDTSDITKAVIGNILNLEKQSDAIIEIVEAINEIADQTRLLSLNASIEAARAGTYGRGFSVVADEIRKLSEQSLGEAGRIGDIVTRIRQSTQETANVATKANDIVTRQEDTLKETLSAFHGINTHVSQLTESLNEIINGLGRIGELKSETLTAIESISATLEETSAASAQLGSTADTQLLAVEELNKSVEELNQETENMENSVRMFKIHI
- a CDS encoding discoidin domain-containing protein, which translates into the protein MKIVRPVIIVLLCALNIYLFGYAPGTIKEPSQKVDAANVTVVSAPDQTEATEHPDFKKKEYKLVLPEGTNIALKKKVDASSFNDVYTPRKVTDGVALGVSYWEGKSDYPNYLTVDLESVQQFHAIRVALSPMAIWGKRTQTFAVNLSDDGKNFKPFIDSKQYTFDPDTGNEVQLLFDDTKARYVQLVFTENSGAGGGQVAEFEVYQK